Proteins co-encoded in one Arachis hypogaea cultivar Tifrunner chromosome 11, arahy.Tifrunner.gnm2.J5K5, whole genome shotgun sequence genomic window:
- the LOC112722354 gene encoding serine/threonine/tyrosine-protein kinase HT1 has translation MAMKNLYWLKEMSNNVKSGGRGRGGRRLSLGEYRRAVSWSKYIVSSGAAIKGEGEEEWSADLSQLFIGSKFASGRHSRIYRGIYKHIDVAIKLVSQPEEDEELAAQLENHFTSEVALLFRLHHPNIITFVGACKKPPVFCIITEYLAGGSLRSFLQRQGPHSLPLELVLKLALDIAKGMQYLHSQGILHRDLKSENLLLGEDMCVKVADFGISCLESQIGSAKGFTGTYRWMAPEMIKEKHHTKKVDVYSFAIVLWELLTGLTPFENMTPEQAAFAVTHKNARPPLPCDCPWAFSNLINKCWSSNPKKRPHFDEIVTILESYIESLEKDPEFFTNYKPRRPRNLILKCLPKCNCPHVSSSSKS, from the exons ATGGCGATGAAGAACTTGTACTGGTTGAAGGAAATGTCGAACAACGTGAAGTcaggagggagagggagaggaggGAGGAGGCTTTCGCTGGGAGAATACAGAAGAGCGGTGTCATGGTCGAAGTACATAGTGTCGTCCGGTGCCGCCATTaaaggagagggagaagaggaatGGAGTGCTGATCTGTCACAGCTGTTCATAGGTTCGAAATTCGCTTCTGGAAGGCACAGCAGGATATACAGAGGGATATACAAGCACATCGATGTTGCCATCAAGCTTGTGAGCCAGCCTGAGGAGGATGAGGAATTGGCTGCTCAGCTTGAGAACCACTTCACTTCTGAGGTTGCGCTTCTCTTTCGCTTGCACCATCCTAATATCATTACT TTTGTAGGAGCTTGCAAGAAGCCCCCTGTATTTTGCATAATCACAGAATACTTAGCTGGTGGCTCATTGAGAAGCTTCCTTCAAAGGCAAGGACCACATTCACTCCCTCTAGAACTTGTTCTAAAGCTAGCCTTAGACATTGCCAAGGGTATGCAATACCTTCACTCTCAGGGCATACTCCACAGGGATCTCAAATCAGAGAATCTTCTCTTGGGTGAAGACATGTGTGTTAAAGTAGCAGACTTTGGGATCTCATGCTTAGAATCCCAGATTGGTAGTGCTAAAGGGTTCACTGGAACTTACCGTTGGATGGCGCCAGAAATGATCAAGGAGAAGCACCATACCAAGAAAGTAGATGTTTACAGTTTCGCCATTGTTCTTTGGGAGCTTCTAACAGGACTAACACCCTTTGAGAATATGACACCAGAACAGGCAGCATTTGCAGTGACTCACAAG AATGCAAGGCCTCCATTACCATGTGATTGTCCATGGGCATTTAGTAATCTAATAAACAAATGCTGgtcaagcaatccaaaaaaacgACCACACTTTGATGAGATAGTCACTATTTTGGAGAGCTACATAGAATCACTGGAAAAAGATCCTGAATTTTTCACCAATTACAAACCACGTCGTCCACGTAATCTGATTCTCAAATGCTTACCAAAGTGTAACTGTCCCCATGTATCCTCTTCTTCCAAATCTTAG